The Anopheles coluzzii chromosome 2, AcolN3, whole genome shotgun sequence genome window below encodes:
- the LOC120952705 gene encoding uncharacterized protein LOC120952705 isoform X1, which translates to MVLDTVRNGDGTTTVAALRGPSNTAAGGPVLVRPTSLQPPEKEPVNFQINLIGAPPEVEQLIEHIKSVAEQFLYHWKTFPINLPTPLSSSPGGGFGNGGNAAAPGGGQSVTSLSVAGSGGGSNANIHSTVVSSVNRKTRPINLRDLFIAPPFDELDAVAADGTGEPRLLTNAQLRSLRERGLQKDKFGKPKKLNCEQLETIQFTGEFEVPSLNFPGQVHRWRLSQFLQKGSERTRDSLLSDLALSARFIVITAKERLTGHFFSVAHAFRALLQGLIKLVDMIVGVPSLLAHNLDNKIKEERCRFLVAELVCRNEYEDCLDSLCSYVRHQLRRATMEKFDVNCNQAQPIPYLYVTPKGQDIDLRLFSKDTMRRALPILVGILEKETRGWFLHFRERLIAELRERKMTDAEIEEEVNDAVMKEYLQRVYTSILSNVELAELGENIPQLLVQQAQSVVIMHKAVDKIQKELKKSREEMEKTLQEQHPVLSRVYPWLRAKLNAGEQAKLSKITWGAHEEALRAAQRLNLHQTVYFLNRDLAFMKEREPVLLKELKNAKTPTRNFQWACRIWSPKSWIIRRSFQGHSEVIPTVICQQATSIVTPRSDPSQPVFLVEKELIRSTSTRWPMWRLLNLFQRTWTWTWNIMFLLGVIVPWCSPLGLRALFCKKPFMADLELSQVNGTLFPRKTSITQTMFSRLMELWRHISKARTHFETEPDTGFIGKGMTRHLNRLYNYFVKGFLGTLVILVLFPLLCFAVSASSLALAVTAPLWMPFITVTLHLYMMLIYDLDCPDESRRNRYCIFLEAVGWNIGIQGLLQPLAAVLVASVICPLIAVLVFFVGIVRYWVRLFWDAATFHLFIKKCGRVPASDSFAVRRIAGPGLALDYYFSIKPEQALAAFEAKMELDELQAYQHSMETIICQPQKDFSQFVEACFGPFSAQLSKSVGPYRQLEREGQDLMTSLHEKLEKRRRDLQTGLTTAVKSRIKLNTMELKIVIQQSAYMLEKFYPSHVIARLSISEEEFWDAKGLSVGDWAGLAGMLYADIFSLDFLTPLSDTDTQFKLEPHAQLDLHRYNEMVQNTSDIMGINGPDLLGNVYAPRGNIQVHSPYLEVSAFNPRSRVMINSRRAEKRNDTTSSGLTTPRVRARRSPMPSPKQKTQSWKPWKRKQQPKHAADKMLIPLPIPHPVHIAISIYNRDSDQPIPIESELCWEILRSIEECQGDQEAIERFRELGDRIDGHNHHHHHSHPNRSVGLSVDGLAAIDSSIDSLDSQNSSNSGTKDSMDMIAGATETLPCTNREVTIMMPSQVLGVDDDDDVNVESNGRGRSDGGAGEMNQHGTTNTTVVIMPSANGSGSVTTATVATGGAGAGGAITPSSVTAAPTHFHWTLRNWGGGNGGQSGAQGNRRRNTSYTYSSATTTSGGAGQLNSGSATNSANDSQLDQIRVDLASPEDISLDTDSSRAMFTAAYGTSV; encoded by the exons ATGGTCCTCGATACGGTAAGAAACGGCGATGGCACGACGACAGTGGCGGCCTTGCGCGGGCCTTCAAATACAGCGGCCGGAGGACCGGTTCTAGTGAGACCCACCTCACTTCAGCCACCAGAAAAAGAGCCTGTGAACTTTCAGATCAATCTGATTGGGGCCCCACCAGAGGTGGAACAGCTGATAGAACACATCAAATCTGTCGCCGAGCAGTTTCTGTATCATTGGAAAACGTTCCCGATCA ACTTACCAACTCCTCTTTCAAGCAGTCCTGGTGGAGGTTTTGGTAATGGTGGTAATGCAGCTGCACCAGGCGGAGGACAGAGCGTAACTTCCCTATCGGTAGCAGGAAGCGGTGGAGGAAGCAATGCGAACATACACAGTACAGTAGTGAGCAGCGTAAATCGGAAGACTCGTCCAATCAATCTGCGCGATTTATTTATCGCACCTCCGTTCGACGAGCTGGACGCAGTTGCTGCCGATGGCACAGGGGAACCGCGTTTGCTGACCAATGCCCAGTTGCGATCGTTGCGTGAGCGTGG CTTGCAAAAGGacaaatttggaaaaccgAAGAAATTGAATTGCGAACAATTGGAAACGATACAGTTCACTGG AGAGTTTGAGGTACCGAGTTTGAACTTTCCGGGACAAGTACATCGCTGGCGATTGTCACAGTTTCTGCAGAAAGGATCCGAAAGGACAAGGGACTCGCTGCTTAGTGATCTGGCACTATCCGCTCGCTTCATCGTTATCACTGCCAAAGAACGCCTAACCGGTCACTTTTTCTCTGTTGCCCATGCCTTTCGAGCACTGCTGCAGGGATTGATTAAGCTGGTGGACATGATTGTCG GTGTTCCCTCATTGCTAGCGCATAATTTAGATAACAAAATTAAAGAAGAGCGTTGTCGGTTTTTGGTAGCAGAACTAGTTTGTAGG AACGAATATGAAGACTGCCTAGATTCGCTATGTAGCTATGTGCGCCACCAACTACGCCGAGCCACCATGGAAAAGTTCGACGTGAACTGCAACCAAGCGCAACCGATTCCTTATCTATACGTGACACCCAAAGGACAGGACATCGATTTGCGTCTCTTCTCTAAGGACACAATGCGTCGGGCTCTTCCGATACTTGTTGGTATTCTGGAGAAGGAAACACGCGGCTGGTTTTTACACTTTCGTGAAAGGTTGATAGCCGAACTGCGCGAACGAAAAATGACGGACGCCGAAATTGAGGAAGAAGTAAACGATGCCGTAATGAAGGAGTACCTGCAGCGCGTCTATACATCTATCCTGTCTAATGTCGAACTAGCCGAACTGGGAGAGAACATACCGCAGTTGCTCGTGCAGCAGGCACAATCAGTGGTCATCATGCACAA AGCGGTAGACAAAATACAGAAGGAGCTGAAAAAATCGCGTGAAGAAATGGAGAAAACGTTACAAGAGCAGCATCCCGTACTGTCCCGCGTCTATCCGTGGCTGCGCGCTAAGCTGAACGCCGGTGAGCAGGCAAAGCTGTCGAAAATTACCTGGGGAGCGCACGAGGAGGCACTGCGGGCTGCGCAGCGTCTCAATCTGCACCAGACGGTATATTTTCTGAATCGCGACCTAGCGTTCATGAAAGAG CGGGAACCCGTCTTGCTGAAGGAATTAAAAAATGCGAAAACACCAACGCGTAACTTTCAGTGGGCTTGCCGTATCTGGTCGCCTAAATCATGGATTATTCGGCGCAGTTTCCAAGGCCATTCGGAAGTAATACCGACGGTCATCTGCCAGCAGGCTACCTCGATCGTTACACCACGCTCAGATCCGAGTCAGCCCGTCTTTTTGGTCGAAAAGGAGCTGATCCGTTCTACGAGTACACGTTGGCCGATGTGGCGCTTGCTGAACCTGTTCCAACGCACCTGGACCTGGACCTGGAACATAATGTTCTTGCTCGGTGTCATCGTGCCCTGGTGCAGTCCACTCGGTTTGCGTGCCCTGTTCTGTAAGAAACCATTCATGGCCGATCTAGAGCTGTCGCAAGTGAATGGCACACTTTTCCCGCGCAAAACCAGTATCACGCAGACGATGTTTTCGCGACTGATGGAACTGTGGCGTCACATCTCCAAGGCTCGGACACATTTCGAGACGGAGCCGGACACAGGATTCATAGGAAAGGGCATGACGCGCCATTTGAACCGGTTGTACAACTACTTCGTGAAAGGATTTCTGGGCACACTGGTCATTTTGGTGCTGTTCCCTCTGCTATGTTTCGCCGTCAGCGCATCCAGTCTGGCACTAGCCGTCACAGCCCCGCTCTGGATGCCATTCATTACGGTCACGTTGCATCTTTACATGATGCTGATCTACGATCTTGACTGTCCGGACGAGAGCCGACGCAATCGATACTGTATCTTCCTCGAAGCGGTTGGATGGAACATTGGCATTCAGGGTTTGCTTCAACCGTTGGCAGCCGTACTGGTAGCGTCTGTAATTTGTCCGTTAATAGCGGTGTTGGTATTCTTCGTCGGTAttgtacggtactgggtgcgTCTATTTTGGGATGCCGCTACATTCCATTTGTTTATCAAAAAGTGTGGGCGGGTGCCTGCTAGCGATAGCTTTGCCGTCCGCCGGATAGCAGGGCCTGGTTTAGCGCTGGATTACTATTTTTCGATCAAGCCAGAACAAGCGCTGGCAGCGTTCGAAGCCAAGATGGAGCTGGATGAGCTACAG GCATATCAACACTCCATGGAAACTATCATTTGCCAGCCGCAAAAGGACTTTAGCCAATTTGTGGAAGCCTGCTTTGGACCGTTTTCAGCACAGCTTTCGAAAAGTGTTGGTCCCTACCGTCAGCTAGAGCGCGAAGGTCAAGACCTGATGACATCGCTCCACGAGAAGCTAGAGAAGAGGCGGCGGGATTTGCAAACGGGCCTAACGACTGCGGTAAAATCACGCATCAAGCTGAACACGATGGAATTAAAAATTGTGATTCAGCAGTCAGCATATATGCTGGAAAAATTCTACCCATCGCACGTGATTGCTCGCCTGTCCATCAGCGAGGAAGAGTTCTGGGATGCGAAGGGTCTGTCGGTGGGCGATTGGGCTGGATTGGCGGGTATGCTGTACGCGGACATATTTAGCCTAGATTTTTTGACCCCACTTTCCGATACCGATACACAGTTCAAGCTAGAACCACACGCACAGTTAGATTTGCATCGGTATAACGAGATGGTACAAAACACCAGCGATATAATGGGCATTAATGGGCCGGATCTGCTGGGTAATGTGTATGCCCCGCGTGGAAACATTCAAGTCCATTCGCCATACTTGGAGGTGTCCGCGTTCAACCCACGATCGCGCGTAATGATCAATTCACGGCGAGCGGAAAAGCGCAA CGATACGACATCATCTGGGCTGACAACGCCACGAGTTCGAGCACGTCGCTCACCAATGCCGTCGCCGAAACAGAAAACTCAAAGCTGGAAACCTTGGAAGCGAAAACAGCAACCGAAGCATGCCGCCGACAAGATGTTGATTCCGCTGCCCATTCCGCACCCCGTGCATATTGCCATATCAATCTACAATCGTGACTCGGACCAACCGATCCCGATCGAGTCGGAACTTTGCTGGGAGATACTGCGATCGATCGAGGAGTGTCAGGGAGACCAAGAAGCGATCGAGCGCTTCCGTGAACTGGGCGATCGGATCGACGGtcacaatcatcatcatcatcattcacaTCCGAACCGTTCGGTCGGTTTGAGTGTGGACGGGCTGGCCGCTATCGATAGCAGTATCGATTCTCTAGACTCCCAGAACTCGTCCAACTCGGGGACCAAGGATAGCATGGATATGATAGCGGGTGCGACGGAAACGTTACCATGTACTAACCGCGAGGTGACGATCATGATGCCCTCTCAAGTGCTCGGAgtagatgacgatgatgacgttAACGTGGAAAGCAATGGTCGCGGACGCAGTGACGGTGGTGCCGGCGAGATGAATCAACACGGCACCACCAATACAACGGTGGTCATCATGCCATCGGCAAACGGTTCCGGCAGCGTGACGACGGCAACAGTCGCTACCGGTGGTGCCGGTGCCGGCGGAGCTATAACACCGTCATCTGTCACCGCCGCCCCGACACACTTCCACTGGACCCTGCGCAATTGGGGCGGTGGAAATGGGGGGCAGTCGGGAGCGCAAGGCAACCGTCGACGGAATACTAGCTACACGTATAGCAGTGCTACCACCACTAGTGGTGGCGCAGGCCAGTTGAATAGTGGCAGCGCCACCAACTCGGCCAACGATAGTCAGCTGGACCAAATCCGTGTCGATCTAGCTAGTCCGGAAGACATTTCGCTTGATACCGATAGTTCACGGGCGATGTTTACTGCTGCGTATGGTACATCTGTTTGA
- the LOC120952705 gene encoding uncharacterized protein LOC120952705 isoform X2 encodes MVLDTVRNGDGTTTVAALRGPSNTAAGGPVLVRPTSLQPPEKEPVNFQINLIGAPPEVEQLIEHIKSVAEQFLYHWKTFPINLPTPLSSSPGGGFGNGGNAAAPGGGQSVTSLSVAGSGGGSNANIHSTVVSSVNRKTRPINLRDLFIAPPFDELDAVAADGTGEPRLLTNAQLRSLRERGEFEVPSLNFPGQVHRWRLSQFLQKGSERTRDSLLSDLALSARFIVITAKERLTGHFFSVAHAFRALLQGLIKLVDMIVGVPSLLAHNLDNKIKEERCRFLVAELVCRNEYEDCLDSLCSYVRHQLRRATMEKFDVNCNQAQPIPYLYVTPKGQDIDLRLFSKDTMRRALPILVGILEKETRGWFLHFRERLIAELRERKMTDAEIEEEVNDAVMKEYLQRVYTSILSNVELAELGENIPQLLVQQAQSVVIMHKAVDKIQKELKKSREEMEKTLQEQHPVLSRVYPWLRAKLNAGEQAKLSKITWGAHEEALRAAQRLNLHQTVYFLNRDLAFMKEREPVLLKELKNAKTPTRNFQWACRIWSPKSWIIRRSFQGHSEVIPTVICQQATSIVTPRSDPSQPVFLVEKELIRSTSTRWPMWRLLNLFQRTWTWTWNIMFLLGVIVPWCSPLGLRALFCKKPFMADLELSQVNGTLFPRKTSITQTMFSRLMELWRHISKARTHFETEPDTGFIGKGMTRHLNRLYNYFVKGFLGTLVILVLFPLLCFAVSASSLALAVTAPLWMPFITVTLHLYMMLIYDLDCPDESRRNRYCIFLEAVGWNIGIQGLLQPLAAVLVASVICPLIAVLVFFVGIVRYWVRLFWDAATFHLFIKKCGRVPASDSFAVRRIAGPGLALDYYFSIKPEQALAAFEAKMELDELQAYQHSMETIICQPQKDFSQFVEACFGPFSAQLSKSVGPYRQLEREGQDLMTSLHEKLEKRRRDLQTGLTTAVKSRIKLNTMELKIVIQQSAYMLEKFYPSHVIARLSISEEEFWDAKGLSVGDWAGLAGMLYADIFSLDFLTPLSDTDTQFKLEPHAQLDLHRYNEMVQNTSDIMGINGPDLLGNVYAPRGNIQVHSPYLEVSAFNPRSRVMINSRRAEKRNDTTSSGLTTPRVRARRSPMPSPKQKTQSWKPWKRKQQPKHAADKMLIPLPIPHPVHIAISIYNRDSDQPIPIESELCWEILRSIEECQGDQEAIERFRELGDRIDGHNHHHHHSHPNRSVGLSVDGLAAIDSSIDSLDSQNSSNSGTKDSMDMIAGATETLPCTNREVTIMMPSQVLGVDDDDDVNVESNGRGRSDGGAGEMNQHGTTNTTVVIMPSANGSGSVTTATVATGGAGAGGAITPSSVTAAPTHFHWTLRNWGGGNGGQSGAQGNRRRNTSYTYSSATTTSGGAGQLNSGSATNSANDSQLDQIRVDLASPEDISLDTDSSRAMFTAAYGTSV; translated from the exons ATGGTCCTCGATACGGTAAGAAACGGCGATGGCACGACGACAGTGGCGGCCTTGCGCGGGCCTTCAAATACAGCGGCCGGAGGACCGGTTCTAGTGAGACCCACCTCACTTCAGCCACCAGAAAAAGAGCCTGTGAACTTTCAGATCAATCTGATTGGGGCCCCACCAGAGGTGGAACAGCTGATAGAACACATCAAATCTGTCGCCGAGCAGTTTCTGTATCATTGGAAAACGTTCCCGATCA ACTTACCAACTCCTCTTTCAAGCAGTCCTGGTGGAGGTTTTGGTAATGGTGGTAATGCAGCTGCACCAGGCGGAGGACAGAGCGTAACTTCCCTATCGGTAGCAGGAAGCGGTGGAGGAAGCAATGCGAACATACACAGTACAGTAGTGAGCAGCGTAAATCGGAAGACTCGTCCAATCAATCTGCGCGATTTATTTATCGCACCTCCGTTCGACGAGCTGGACGCAGTTGCTGCCGATGGCACAGGGGAACCGCGTTTGCTGACCAATGCCCAGTTGCGATCGTTGCGTGAGCGTGG AGAGTTTGAGGTACCGAGTTTGAACTTTCCGGGACAAGTACATCGCTGGCGATTGTCACAGTTTCTGCAGAAAGGATCCGAAAGGACAAGGGACTCGCTGCTTAGTGATCTGGCACTATCCGCTCGCTTCATCGTTATCACTGCCAAAGAACGCCTAACCGGTCACTTTTTCTCTGTTGCCCATGCCTTTCGAGCACTGCTGCAGGGATTGATTAAGCTGGTGGACATGATTGTCG GTGTTCCCTCATTGCTAGCGCATAATTTAGATAACAAAATTAAAGAAGAGCGTTGTCGGTTTTTGGTAGCAGAACTAGTTTGTAGG AACGAATATGAAGACTGCCTAGATTCGCTATGTAGCTATGTGCGCCACCAACTACGCCGAGCCACCATGGAAAAGTTCGACGTGAACTGCAACCAAGCGCAACCGATTCCTTATCTATACGTGACACCCAAAGGACAGGACATCGATTTGCGTCTCTTCTCTAAGGACACAATGCGTCGGGCTCTTCCGATACTTGTTGGTATTCTGGAGAAGGAAACACGCGGCTGGTTTTTACACTTTCGTGAAAGGTTGATAGCCGAACTGCGCGAACGAAAAATGACGGACGCCGAAATTGAGGAAGAAGTAAACGATGCCGTAATGAAGGAGTACCTGCAGCGCGTCTATACATCTATCCTGTCTAATGTCGAACTAGCCGAACTGGGAGAGAACATACCGCAGTTGCTCGTGCAGCAGGCACAATCAGTGGTCATCATGCACAA AGCGGTAGACAAAATACAGAAGGAGCTGAAAAAATCGCGTGAAGAAATGGAGAAAACGTTACAAGAGCAGCATCCCGTACTGTCCCGCGTCTATCCGTGGCTGCGCGCTAAGCTGAACGCCGGTGAGCAGGCAAAGCTGTCGAAAATTACCTGGGGAGCGCACGAGGAGGCACTGCGGGCTGCGCAGCGTCTCAATCTGCACCAGACGGTATATTTTCTGAATCGCGACCTAGCGTTCATGAAAGAG CGGGAACCCGTCTTGCTGAAGGAATTAAAAAATGCGAAAACACCAACGCGTAACTTTCAGTGGGCTTGCCGTATCTGGTCGCCTAAATCATGGATTATTCGGCGCAGTTTCCAAGGCCATTCGGAAGTAATACCGACGGTCATCTGCCAGCAGGCTACCTCGATCGTTACACCACGCTCAGATCCGAGTCAGCCCGTCTTTTTGGTCGAAAAGGAGCTGATCCGTTCTACGAGTACACGTTGGCCGATGTGGCGCTTGCTGAACCTGTTCCAACGCACCTGGACCTGGACCTGGAACATAATGTTCTTGCTCGGTGTCATCGTGCCCTGGTGCAGTCCACTCGGTTTGCGTGCCCTGTTCTGTAAGAAACCATTCATGGCCGATCTAGAGCTGTCGCAAGTGAATGGCACACTTTTCCCGCGCAAAACCAGTATCACGCAGACGATGTTTTCGCGACTGATGGAACTGTGGCGTCACATCTCCAAGGCTCGGACACATTTCGAGACGGAGCCGGACACAGGATTCATAGGAAAGGGCATGACGCGCCATTTGAACCGGTTGTACAACTACTTCGTGAAAGGATTTCTGGGCACACTGGTCATTTTGGTGCTGTTCCCTCTGCTATGTTTCGCCGTCAGCGCATCCAGTCTGGCACTAGCCGTCACAGCCCCGCTCTGGATGCCATTCATTACGGTCACGTTGCATCTTTACATGATGCTGATCTACGATCTTGACTGTCCGGACGAGAGCCGACGCAATCGATACTGTATCTTCCTCGAAGCGGTTGGATGGAACATTGGCATTCAGGGTTTGCTTCAACCGTTGGCAGCCGTACTGGTAGCGTCTGTAATTTGTCCGTTAATAGCGGTGTTGGTATTCTTCGTCGGTAttgtacggtactgggtgcgTCTATTTTGGGATGCCGCTACATTCCATTTGTTTATCAAAAAGTGTGGGCGGGTGCCTGCTAGCGATAGCTTTGCCGTCCGCCGGATAGCAGGGCCTGGTTTAGCGCTGGATTACTATTTTTCGATCAAGCCAGAACAAGCGCTGGCAGCGTTCGAAGCCAAGATGGAGCTGGATGAGCTACAG GCATATCAACACTCCATGGAAACTATCATTTGCCAGCCGCAAAAGGACTTTAGCCAATTTGTGGAAGCCTGCTTTGGACCGTTTTCAGCACAGCTTTCGAAAAGTGTTGGTCCCTACCGTCAGCTAGAGCGCGAAGGTCAAGACCTGATGACATCGCTCCACGAGAAGCTAGAGAAGAGGCGGCGGGATTTGCAAACGGGCCTAACGACTGCGGTAAAATCACGCATCAAGCTGAACACGATGGAATTAAAAATTGTGATTCAGCAGTCAGCATATATGCTGGAAAAATTCTACCCATCGCACGTGATTGCTCGCCTGTCCATCAGCGAGGAAGAGTTCTGGGATGCGAAGGGTCTGTCGGTGGGCGATTGGGCTGGATTGGCGGGTATGCTGTACGCGGACATATTTAGCCTAGATTTTTTGACCCCACTTTCCGATACCGATACACAGTTCAAGCTAGAACCACACGCACAGTTAGATTTGCATCGGTATAACGAGATGGTACAAAACACCAGCGATATAATGGGCATTAATGGGCCGGATCTGCTGGGTAATGTGTATGCCCCGCGTGGAAACATTCAAGTCCATTCGCCATACTTGGAGGTGTCCGCGTTCAACCCACGATCGCGCGTAATGATCAATTCACGGCGAGCGGAAAAGCGCAA CGATACGACATCATCTGGGCTGACAACGCCACGAGTTCGAGCACGTCGCTCACCAATGCCGTCGCCGAAACAGAAAACTCAAAGCTGGAAACCTTGGAAGCGAAAACAGCAACCGAAGCATGCCGCCGACAAGATGTTGATTCCGCTGCCCATTCCGCACCCCGTGCATATTGCCATATCAATCTACAATCGTGACTCGGACCAACCGATCCCGATCGAGTCGGAACTTTGCTGGGAGATACTGCGATCGATCGAGGAGTGTCAGGGAGACCAAGAAGCGATCGAGCGCTTCCGTGAACTGGGCGATCGGATCGACGGtcacaatcatcatcatcatcattcacaTCCGAACCGTTCGGTCGGTTTGAGTGTGGACGGGCTGGCCGCTATCGATAGCAGTATCGATTCTCTAGACTCCCAGAACTCGTCCAACTCGGGGACCAAGGATAGCATGGATATGATAGCGGGTGCGACGGAAACGTTACCATGTACTAACCGCGAGGTGACGATCATGATGCCCTCTCAAGTGCTCGGAgtagatgacgatgatgacgttAACGTGGAAAGCAATGGTCGCGGACGCAGTGACGGTGGTGCCGGCGAGATGAATCAACACGGCACCACCAATACAACGGTGGTCATCATGCCATCGGCAAACGGTTCCGGCAGCGTGACGACGGCAACAGTCGCTACCGGTGGTGCCGGTGCCGGCGGAGCTATAACACCGTCATCTGTCACCGCCGCCCCGACACACTTCCACTGGACCCTGCGCAATTGGGGCGGTGGAAATGGGGGGCAGTCGGGAGCGCAAGGCAACCGTCGACGGAATACTAGCTACACGTATAGCAGTGCTACCACCACTAGTGGTGGCGCAGGCCAGTTGAATAGTGGCAGCGCCACCAACTCGGCCAACGATAGTCAGCTGGACCAAATCCGTGTCGATCTAGCTAGTCCGGAAGACATTTCGCTTGATACCGATAGTTCACGGGCGATGTTTACTGCTGCGTATGGTACATCTGTTTGA
- the LOC120952707 gene encoding zinc finger protein 585A-like: MQQRHRTIRCNCCNETADRLIEFESVVLLLEREVKIREMIGIFQLPQESLLQKTNGICTTCLERLENCFLFYETLITTITMKEHSNTASPKKDNIPTIRCTDCDSAFESMQDLEKHAKVQHCPTKQHQQQFHYCSACQKSFKTNRGLLQHNAIYHESQELHRCYICERQFLTKTNLQNHMRFHKDHVCSFCNSGWTDECQLLEHVRTSHRDGLFVCRFCNKQERLKKCLNRHLRTAHGQEVNPYYCGHCRNAEATHSYDSYVALMNHLQEQHSAEDDTTTAAKELHGTLLNASLFGKELELLEDDKVVDVEQDRFLQNLHLVRSVPERPKTCQPLEPRIDQRTVLEDFLDETFENDEIWNKYIDNGEEYLIDDYDIYLKGMDESEKQEEVCMYLCPQCKQGFQSQRNLTIHLAEEHDVSSLVCNDCGASFTRHASYRIHRREHLKENVRFRESNIPEMEEALSLVQSTSLDYSVHEEESGYVFTCNLCDRTFQRKHNLEKHRCLYYEQLEHSNTSEQQGAGVNGTELQQCSHCQFRTTSSQELETHQQRIHQSDMEPSEPVYCMLCDRRFSSISGLKYHLKRHTGIKAFACLYCEKTFTANSNLNAHIRSVHSARKDYRCDECNESFTTKDHLNKHQRSRHRQERAFVCGECGKNYLQRSHLNEHVAASHREDRYLCHVCNGSYVSKSSLKRHQQQKHGVMKRDEK, from the exons ATGCAGCAGCGGCATCGTACAATTCGGTGCAATTGCTGCAACGAGACTGCAGATCGGTTGATAGAGTTCGAATCCGTGGTGCTTCTTTTGGAAAGGGAAGTGAAAATACGTGAAATGATTGGAATTTTCCAGTTACCCCAA GAATCCTTACTACAAAAAACGAATGGTATATGCACAACATGCTTGGAGCGGCTCGAAAATTGCTTTCTCTTCTACGAAACATTAATAACAACCATCACCATGAAAGAGCATAGTAACACTGCATCGCCCAAAAAGGATAACATCCCCACCATACGTTGCACTGACTGTGATTCGGCATTTGAATCGATGCAGGATTTAGAAAAACATGCGAAAGTGCAACACTGTCCAACgaaacagcatcagcagcagtttCATTACTGCTCAGCGTGTCAGAAATCGTTCAAAACCAACCGTGGCCTGCTTCAGCACAATGCAATCTATCACGAGTCCCAAGAATTGCACCGCTGCTACATCTGTGAGCGACAGTTTCTCACAAAAACCAACTTACAAAACCACATGCGCTTTCACAAGGATCATGTGTGCAGCTTTTGCAACAGCGGATGGACAGACGAATGTCAACTGTTGGAGCACGTGCGTACCAGTCATAGAGATGGGCTGTTTGTTTGCCGGTTTTGCAACAAGCAGGAACGGCTCAAGAAATGTCTCAATCGACACCTTCGCACAGCCCATGGGCAAGAGGTGAATCCGTATTACTGTGGGCATTGCCGGAATGCGGAGGCAACGCATAGCTACGACAGCTATGTAGCGTTGATGAACCATTTGCAGGAGCAACATTCCGCGGAAGATGATACCACTACTGCAGCAAAAGAATTGCATGGCACACTGCTAAATGCATCCCTGTTTGGCAAAGAGCTGGAATTGCTCGAAGACGACAAGGTAGTAGACGTTGAGCAGGATCGTTTTTTGCAGAACTTGCATCTCGTCCGGAGCGTTCCGGAGAGGCCGAAAACTTGTCAGCCGCTGGAACCGCGCATCGATCAGCGGACGGTTCTGGAGGATTTTCTCGACGAAACGTTCGAGAATGATGAGATCTGGAACAAGTATATCGATAATGGAGAAGAGTATCTGATCGACGATTATGACATCTACCTCAAGGGAATGGATGAATCGGAGAAACAGGAAGAAGTGTGCATGTATCTGTGTCCACAGTGTAAGCAAGGGTTTCAGAGCCAGCGAAACCTGACGATTCATTTGGCGGAAGAGCACGACGTGTCCAGTTTGGTGTGCAACGATTGTGGAGCTAGTTTTACGCGGCATGCAAGCTATCGCATCCATCGGCGCGAACATCTGAAGGAGAATGTTCGATTTCGTGAGAGCAACATTCCCGAAATGGAGGAAGCGCTATCGCTAGTCCAAAGCACATCCTTGGACTATTCGGTGCACGAGGAGGAAAGCGGTTATGTGTTTACCTGTAATCTGTGCGATCGCACCTTCCAGCGGAAGCACAACCTCGAAAAGCACAGATGTCTGTACTACGAACAACTGGAGCACTCCAACACTTCAGAGCAGCAGGGTGCAGGTGTCAATGGGACGGAATTGCAGCAATGCTCACACTGCCAGTTCCGCACGACATCAAGCCAGGAGCTGGAAACCCATCAGCAACGCATACATCAATCGGACATGGAGCCATCGGAGCCCGTCTATTGCATGCTTTGCGATCGTCGGTTCAGTTCCATATCCGGGCTGAAGTATCACTTGAAACGACACACAGGCATTAAGGCATTCGCTTGTCTGTACTGTGAGAAAACGTTTACGGCCAACTCGAACCTGAACGCGCACATTCGGAGTGTGCACAGCGCGCGAAAGGACTACCGGTGTGACGAATGCAACGAATCTTTTACCACGAAAGATCACCTGAACAAACACCAGCGCTCCCGACATCGGCAGGAGcgagcgtttgtgtgtggggaGTGTGGCAAGAACTACTTGCAACGGTCGCATCTGAACGAACATGTTGCAGCGAGCCATCGGGAGGATCGGTACCTGTGCCATGTTTGCAATGGTTCTTACGTTAGTAAAAGCTCCCTCAAACGGCACCAACAGCAGAAGCATGGTGTTATGAAAAGGGACGAAAAGTGA